CTTACACCCAGCCCAGTGAAATCGTGCTGGATTACTGTATGGGGTCTGGCACCACCGCGATCGCCGCAATGGACACTGACCGTCATTTCATCGGTTATGAAATTAGTGAAGAATACTGGCGGCGTGCCCTTGATCGCATCAAGCACCACCACGCAACTCAAACCGAGCTTTTCTGATTCGTTATCCCTGATCCGGTCGCCGCTGACCGCGACAAAACAGCGGCATATTTGAAAGGAGCTCTGTTCACAAAACTAAAAATCAAAGGATGATTATTATGAATTTCGGACAAAACTTGTTTAATTGGTTCACTTCAAACGCCCAGAGCTTGGTACTGATGGCGATTGCCATTATTGGGGTCTACCTCGGCTTCAAGCGTGAATTTTCCAAGCTCATCGGCTTCTTAGTCATTGCGATCATTGCCGTGGGGCTGGTGTTCAACACCGCTGGCGTCAAAGACGTGCTGCTGAATCTGTTCAATCGCGTCATGGGGGCTTAGCCTATGGACGACATCAAAGTCTTTATTGCTAATCTTGGCAAATATAATGAAGGTAAAATTGTTGGTGCCTGGTTCACGCCACCAATCAACAACGAAGAATTCACCGAAAAGCTAGGACTGAACGACCAGTACGAAGAGTACATGGTTCAGGACTACGAAGGCCCTGTTGTCTTTAGTGAGTATTCAACGATTGGGGAAATCAACGAAGCTGCCGCAGCCATTGAAGCGTTGAAAGGCACCGAGATTTACCCTGCCATCAAAGAGCTTATCGGCGAATGGTACGACAACGTGATCGAACTTGCTGCCCACAAGGATGACATAGCCTGCTACCACGTTGCGAACATGACGGAGTTGGCCGAAGAACTGGCTGATGAAGGCTGGTTCGGCGACATTCCGCCACAAGTCGAAAACTATATCGATTATGCCAAGGTCGGACGTGACCTCGAAATTGAAGGAGGTTTCGTTGAAACACCTTATGGCATCTACCAATTATTAGACTAACTATCTGAGCTGACGCTGCAAAAGGCGTCAGCCTTTTTATCTCACTACGAAAGGAGATCACATGAAGAAAGTCAGATCTTACACCAGCATCTGGTCAGTGGAAAAGGTGCTGTATGCCATCAATGACCTACAACTACCATTTCCAATCACCTTTACCCAGATGACATGGTTCATCGTCAGTCTGTTTGCGATCATGCTGCTGGGCGACTTGCCTCCACTGTCATTCATTGACGGCGCATTTCTCAAGCACGTTGGCATTCCTGCCGGGCTCACGTGGTTCATGAGTCAAAAGACCTTCGACAACAAGAAGCCACTGGGATTCTTGCGGTCGGTGATCAACTATGCCATTACCCCGAAGCTCACCTATGCTGGTAAACCCGTGAAGTCGCAAAAAGAGAAACAAGACACAGCGGTGACCTACGTTTGGAGGTACCACAATGAACTTTCCAATTAAGTATATCGAAGACAATCTCGTCTGGAACACTGACGGGGAGTGTTTCGCCTATTTTGAACTAGTCCCTTACAATTACAGTTTTCTGTCACCCGAACAGAAGCAACAAGTCCATGAGAACTTCCGTCAACTGATCTCCCAGAACCGTGACGGCAAGCTCCATTTATTGCAGCTCGCCACCGAAGCCAGTGTCCGGGACACCCTCGACCGCTCGAAGAAGTTGGTCAAAGGAACGCTCAAAGACATCGCCTTCCAGCATATCGACGGCCAAGCCGAAGCGTTGACCGAAAACGTCGGTGACAATCAAGTGGACTACCGCTTCTTCATCGGCTTTAAGCTACTACTGAACGACACAGAGGTTACCGCCAAGTCTATCTTCAAGGATATGTCCTTGGGCATTCGGGACTTCTTCGCCGAGTTCAACACAACGTTTGCTGGTGACTTCTTCACGATGAACAACGCCGAAGTGGAACGTTACGCCAAGTCCGCAAAATTTCTCGACGAGAAGATCGGCCGTCGGTTCAAAGTCCGTCCGCTCGATAAAAACGACTTTGGCTACCTGCTCGAACACCTCTACGGCATGACGGGTCAGGACTACGACGACTACGACTATCACCTACCCCGCAAGAAGTCTAAGCGCGACACGATTATCAAACGCTATGATTTGATCAAGCCAACCCGCTCACTGATTGAGCAGCACCAACGCTTAATCAAGATTACCCACGGTTTGGATAGCAGTTACGTGACGTACCTGACGCTTTCCGACATCGTGGGTGAACTCGAATTTCCCGGCAGCGAGATCTTCTACTTCCAGCAAAGTCAGTTTGACTTTCCAATCGACACTAGCTTGAACGTTGAGATCGTGACAAACAAGAAGGCATTGACTAAGGTGCGTAACAAAAAGAAGGAGTTGAAAGACCTCGACGAACATGCTTATCAGTCCGGCAACGAGACCACACGCGGCGTCAGCGACGCCTTGGATTCAGTCGATGAGCTTGAAGGCAACCTTGATCAGACTAAGGACGCCATGTACAAGATCAGCTATGTCATTCGCGTAGCTGGGCGTTCCAAAGATGAAATGAAGCGCCGTGCCGATCAGCTACTTGACTTCTACGACAGCCTCAACATCAAGCTCGTGCGCCCATTCGGCGACATGCTGGGACTGCACGGTGAGTTTATCCCTGCCTCGAAGCGCTACATCAACGACTATATTCAATATGTGACCAGCGATTTCATCGCCTCACTAGGCTTTGGTGCGACACAATCGCTCGGCGAAAAAGAAGGCATCTACATCGGGTACAACGTGGACACCGGACGCAACGTCTACTTGCAGCCAGATATTGCGGCGCAAGGCATTAAAGGCACTGTTACCAATGCCTTATCCGCCACCTTCCTCGGCTCACTGGGTGGTGGTAAGTCCTTCTCCAACAACTTACTTGTCTACTACGCCGTTCTTTACGGGGCACAGGCACTGATTCTTGATCCGAAGTCAGAGCGTACTGGGTGGGCAGAAAACCTAGACTTCATGGACAACGAGATAAACATCGTCAATCTGACCAGTGAGGAACAAAACCGTGGGCTGCTTGATCCTTATATCATCTTGTCCAACTTGAAAGATTCGGAATCGTTGGCCGTTGACACCCTGACCTTCCTCACGGGGATCTCAAGCCGTGACGCCGACCGCTTCCCGACGCTGCGCAAAGCGATTCGCGCGGTAACACAAGCACCCGAACCGGGACTGTTGAAAGTCATTGATGAACTCCGCCGCGAAGACACGCCTATTGCGCGCAACATTGCCGATCATATCGAATCCTTTACGGACTATGATTTTGCGGCATTGTTGTTCTCTGACGGGACCGCGCGCCGAACGATCGCGCTTGATCGCAAAATCAACATCGTGCAAATCGCAGACTTGGTACTACCGGACGCCGACAAGACGCAGGAAGAATATATCACTGCTGAAATGCTGTCCGTCGCCATGCTCATGATTATCAGCACGTTCGCCATCGACTTCATTCACCAAGACCGCGCCCAGTTCAAGATTGTGGACTTGGACGAAGCCTGGGCGTTCTTGAACGTGGCACAGGGTAAGGCGTTATCCATGAAGCTAATTCGTGAAGGTCGTTCCATGAACGCCGGGGTCTACCTCGTCACTCAAAATGCGGACGACTTACTCGACGAAAAGATGAAGAACAATATCGCCCAGAAGTTTGCCTTCCGTAGTACCGACATCACGGAAATCAAGAACACGCTGAACTTCTTTGGCCTTGATGCCGAAGACGAAGGCAATCAGAACCGGCTTCGATCACTAGATAATGGGGAATGCTTATTCCAAGACATTTGGGGGCACGTCGGTGTGCTGCACTTCGACTACATCTTTGAGCACTTACACCACGCCTTTGACACTCGGCCACCGAAGCCCGTGGAGGTGATCGC
Above is a window of Lacticaseibacillus casei DSM 20011 = JCM 1134 = ATCC 393 DNA encoding:
- a CDS encoding ATP-binding protein yields the protein MNFPIKYIEDNLVWNTDGECFAYFELVPYNYSFLSPEQKQQVHENFRQLISQNRDGKLHLLQLATEASVRDTLDRSKKLVKGTLKDIAFQHIDGQAEALTENVGDNQVDYRFFIGFKLLLNDTEVTAKSIFKDMSLGIRDFFAEFNTTFAGDFFTMNNAEVERYAKSAKFLDEKIGRRFKVRPLDKNDFGYLLEHLYGMTGQDYDDYDYHLPRKKSKRDTIIKRYDLIKPTRSLIEQHQRLIKITHGLDSSYVTYLTLSDIVGELEFPGSEIFYFQQSQFDFPIDTSLNVEIVTNKKALTKVRNKKKELKDLDEHAYQSGNETTRGVSDALDSVDELEGNLDQTKDAMYKISYVIRVAGRSKDEMKRRADQLLDFYDSLNIKLVRPFGDMLGLHGEFIPASKRYINDYIQYVTSDFIASLGFGATQSLGEKEGIYIGYNVDTGRNVYLQPDIAAQGIKGTVTNALSATFLGSLGGGKSFSNNLLVYYAVLYGAQALILDPKSERTGWAENLDFMDNEINIVNLTSEEQNRGLLDPYIILSNLKDSESLAVDTLTFLTGISSRDADRFPTLRKAIRAVTQAPEPGLLKVIDELRREDTPIARNIADHIESFTDYDFAALLFSDGTARRTIALDRKINIVQIADLVLPDADKTQEEYITAEMLSVAMLMIISTFAIDFIHQDRAQFKIVDLDEAWAFLNVAQGKALSMKLIREGRSMNAGVYLVTQNADDLLDEKMKNNIAQKFAFRSTDITEIKNTLNFFGLDAEDEGNQNRLRSLDNGECLFQDIWGHVGVLHFDYIFEHLHHAFDTRPPKPVEVIADDES
- a CDS encoding antirestriction protein ArdA, translated to MDDIKVFIANLGKYNEGKIVGAWFTPPINNEEFTEKLGLNDQYEEYMVQDYEGPVVFSEYSTIGEINEAAAAIEALKGTEIYPAIKELIGEWYDNVIELAAHKDDIACYHVANMTELAEELADEGWFGDIPPQVENYIDYAKVGRDLEIEGGFVETPYGIYQLLD
- a CDS encoding conjugal transfer protein, with the protein product MKKVRSYTSIWSVEKVLYAINDLQLPFPITFTQMTWFIVSLFAIMLLGDLPPLSFIDGAFLKHVGIPAGLTWFMSQKTFDNKKPLGFLRSVINYAITPKLTYAGKPVKSQKEKQDTAVTYVWRYHNELSN